Proteins encoded by one window of Yersinia massiliensis:
- a CDS encoding glycine zipper 2TM domain-containing protein, translated as MKKLVMAVALATTVLSGCANNNTLSGDTFSASQARQVHTVTYGTVVSARPVTIQGGDKNNVAGAIGGAVVGGFLGNTIGGGRGNSLATAGGAVAGGMAGQGVQSAMNRSEGVQLEIRRDDGSSIVVVQAQGPTRFSAGQRVMIASDRSGTVTVSPR; from the coding sequence ATGAAAAAACTGGTCATGGCAGTTGCACTCGCAACAACGGTATTAAGTGGCTGTGCCAACAACAATACGTTATCTGGTGATACCTTTAGCGCCTCTCAGGCACGACAAGTTCACACGGTAACCTACGGGACTGTGGTTTCTGCACGTCCAGTGACCATTCAGGGCGGCGATAAAAATAACGTCGCCGGTGCCATTGGCGGTGCCGTTGTCGGTGGATTCTTGGGCAATACTATCGGTGGTGGCCGTGGTAATAGCTTAGCAACGGCAGGTGGTGCTGTGGCGGGTGGTATGGCGGGTCAGGGCGTACAGAGTGCGATGAACCGTAGTGAAGGTGTGCAACTGGAAATCCGCCGCGATGACGGCAGCAGCATTGTTGTGGTACAGGCTCAAGGCCCAACCCGCTTCAGCGCAGGGCAACGCGTGATGATTGCCAGCGATCGTAGCGGTACGGTGACGGTTTCTCCTCGCTAA